One genomic window of Solanum dulcamara chromosome 12, daSolDulc1.2, whole genome shotgun sequence includes the following:
- the LOC129875630 gene encoding endo-1,4-beta-xylanase 5-like gives MLMLIWERSPLLWTFFPLLYFATSSHAKHHVGPVYDHSAWTECRAEPEVPLYNGGILMNKVPIYKLIDDINRDKVYSPTFPLEKLSLGSIYSFSGWVRVKNVDSALVTAKLKLDDSFPKCIGTVVAKKGCWSFLKGGFLWNSPFNSSQIHLTNPDVAPRNVDIEIMGYSLQPFTEEQWRLNQLEGINTERKRAVTIHVVDENGFSLPGASVNVAQISTDFPFGTMISRTILGNLPYQEWFLKRFKATVFENELKWYKTEPLPGQFNYTVVDQMMEFVRKNKLLVRGHTMFWGNPSMIQDWVENMTAPQLKKAMSGRIKSVMSKYRNEFFHWDVNNELLHFDFYDNKLGPNATLDMFKKVHRADPLVTLFLNEFNIIERCDTAANVDRYIEKFKELKMGGVKVAGIGLQSHFDVVNPAFMRGVLDKLATLKLPIWLTEVDVKDMYEQEEQAVYLEQILREAFSHPSVNGIMLWSARSVGGCYQMCLTDEKFQNLPTGDLIDHLLLKEWKTGTKRGKTNEFGSYSFRGFLGEYKVSVVYNHKVINSSFSLGRGVETKHITLHVKI, from the exons ATGTTGATGTTAATATGGGAACGGAGTCCACTATTATGGACCTTTTTTCCTTTACTTTACTTTGCTACTTCTTCCCACGCTAAACACCATG tcGGACCAGTTTATGATCATTCGGCTTGGACAGAG TGTCGAGCGGAACCGGAGGTGCCACTTTACAATGGAGGAATACTAATGAACAAAGTTCCTATATATAAACTGATCGATGATATCAACAGGGACAAGGTTTATTCACCTACTTTTCCCTTGGAAAAACTTTCTCTGGGTTCAATTTATTCCTTCTCCG GCTGGGTGAGAGTGAAAAATGTAGATTCTGCTTTAGTAACAGCTAAATTGAAGCTAGATGATTCATTTCCAAAATGTATAGGAACTGTTGTAGCCAAGAAAGGATGTTGGTCTTTTCTCAAAGGTGGTTTCCTTTGGAATTCACCTTTCAATTCTTCCCAGATACATTTAACG AATCCAGATGTAGCACCAAGAAATGTGGATATAGAGATTATGGGCTATTCCTTGCAGCCATTTACAGAGGAGCAATGGAGATTAAATCAACTTGAAGGGATAAACACG GAAAGAAAACGCGCTGTTACGATCCATGTTGTAGATGAAAATGGATTCAGTTTGCCTGGTGCATCAGTCAATGTAGCCCAAATCTCAACGGATTTTCCATTTGGAACTATGATATCAAGAACCATTCTGGGAAATTTGCCTTATCAG GAATGGTTCCTCAAGCGATTCAAAGCTACAGTTTTTGAAAATGAACTTAAGTGGTACAAGACAGAGCCACTACCTGGGCAATTCAACTATACCGTAGTGGATCAAATGATGGAATTTGTCCGAAAGAATAAACTTTTAGTTAGGGGACACACCATGTTCTGGGGAAACCCTTCGATGATACAAGATTGGGTCGAAAACATGACAGCTCCTCAGCTGAAAAAAGCGATGAGTGGAAGAATTAAAAGTGTAATGAGTAAATACAGAAATGAGTTTTTTCACTGGGATGTAAACAATGAACTCCTCCATTTCGATTTTTATGATAATAAACTCGGTCCAAACGCTACCTTGGATATGTTCAAGAAAGTGCACCGCGCAGACCCACTAGTGACCCTGTTTCTCAATGAATTCAACATTATTGAACGTTGTGACACGGCAGCCAACGTTGACAGGTACATCGAAAAGTTCAAGGAACTCAAGATGGGCGGGGTTAAAGTGGCAGGCATTGGACTACAAAGTCATTTTGATGTGGTGAACCCTGCTTTCATGAGAGGTGTTCTTGATAAACTGGCAACATTAAAGCTTCCTATTTGGCTGACAGAAGTTGATGTTAAAGATATGTATGAACAGGAAGAACAGGCTGTATACTTGGAACAAATTTTAAGAGAAGCATTCTCACACCCAAGTGTAAATGGGATCATGCTTTGGTCAGCTCGTAGCGTAGGAGGTTGCTATCAAATGTGCCTTACGGACGAGAAATTCCAAAACCTACCAACAGGGGATCTTATTGACCATCTTTTACTTAAAGAATGGAAAACTGGGACTAAACGTGGCAAAACAAATGAGTTTGGTTCCTACAGTTTCCGAGGTTTCTTAGGTGAATACAAGGTTTCAGTCGTTTACAATCATAAAGTCATCAATTCCTCCTTCTCATTAGGACGTGGTGTCGAGACTAAGCACATTACTCTTCATGTCAAAATATAA